Proteins encoded in a region of the Rutidosis leptorrhynchoides isolate AG116_Rl617_1_P2 chromosome 9, CSIRO_AGI_Rlap_v1, whole genome shotgun sequence genome:
- the LOC139866347 gene encoding oxysterol-binding protein-related protein 1C-like isoform X2, which produces MHPFCCVPADQNNSMPATPSSSAAAALGSDYSKQINLNHNVNYNNNNNHNPNPNNHVTFDSVFDVTRQPMLRLTAGDQRDVKINDIVGSGISGILHKWVNYGKGWRPRWFVLQDGVFSYYKVHGPDKIIVTKETEKGARVIGDESFRRLSRHRNSSSFSSGSSNNSHRKPVGEVHLKVSSIRESRSDDKRFSIFTGTKRLHLRADTRDDRLAWMEALQAVKGMFPRMSNSELMAPMGGVTVSTEKLRQRLLDEGVSEAAIQDSEQIMRSEFSAMQDQLVLLKQKHLLLRDTLRMLETEKVDLENTVVDESQRQSKEVGATSRLRQEKYSASPSESEDDNDRGDAAEEESDDEDNAFFDTRDFLSSGSFRSTGSDMRSSSFTSDDDDDFQGNEHEIDASIRSVGTNYPLVKRRKKLPDPVEKEKGVSLWSMIKDNIGKDLTKVCLPVYFNEPISSLQKCFEDLEYSYLLDRAYEWGKKGNSLMRILNVAAFAVSGYASTEGRNCKPFNPLLGETYEADYPDKGLRFFSEKVSHHPMIVACHCEGKGWKFWGDSNLKSKFWGRSIQLDPVGVLTLKFDDGEVFQWSKVTTSIYNLILGKLYVDHYGTMRIQGNQNYSCKLKFKEQSIIDRNPHQVQGVVQDKSGKTAATLIGKWDESMHYVNGDCSGKGKGDPFSDAHLLWRRSKPPKVPTRYNLTRFAITLNELTPELKEKLPPTDSRLRPDQRCLENGEYEMANAEKLRLEQRQRQARKMQERGWKPQWFAKDKGSDSFVYTGGYWEAREKTKWDSCPDIFGQVSSDQTLD; this is translated from the exons ATGCATCCTTTTTGTTGTGTACCGGCTGATCAAAATAATTCGATGCCGGCTACTCCATCATCATCTGCCGCCGCCGCCCTAGGATCCGATTATTCAAAGCAAATTAATCTCAATCATAACGTtaattataacaacaataataatcataaccctAACCCTAACAATCACGTCACGTTTGATTCGGTGTTTGATGTTACACGTCAGCCGATGTTGAGATTAACAGCTGGTGATCAAAGAGATGTGAAGATTAATGATATTGTAGGAAGTGGAATTTCAGGAATTTTACATAAATGGGTTAATTATGGTAAAGGTTGGAGACCTAGATGGTTTGTGTTACAAGATGGAGTGTTTTCTTATTATAAAGTTCATGGACCTGATAAAATTATTGTTACTAAAGAGACTGAGAAAGGCGCTAGGGTTATCGGTGACGAATCGTTTCGCAGATTGTCCAGACATCGAAATTCGTCTAGTTTTAGTAGTGGCAGTAGTAATAATTCTCATAGGAAGCCAGTTGGTGAAGTTCATCTCAAG GTTTCGTCTATTCGTGAAAGTAGATCAGATGACAAGAGATTTTCGATTTTTACGGGTACAAAAAGGCTGCATTTGAGGGCAGACACTAGGGATGATCGACTTGCGTGGATGGAAGCTTTGCAGGCTGTGAAGGGCATGTTTCCTCGGATGTCGAACAGTGAATTAATGGCTCCGATGGGTGGTGTtactgtgtcaactgaaaagttgagGCAACGTTTATTGGACGAAGGTGTAAGTGAGGCAGCCATTCAAGACAGTGAGCAAATTATGAGAAGTGAATTCTCAGCAATGCAAGATCAGTTAGTGCTTCTTAAGCAGAAGCATTTGCTTCTCAGGGATACCTTGCGAATGCTAGAG ACAGAAAAAGTTGATCTCGAGAACACAGTAGTGGACGAGAGCCAAAGGCAGTCAAAAGAGGTTGGGGCAACTTCAAGACTTAGGCAAGAGAAGTACAGTG CTAGTCCAAGTGAATCCGAGGATGACAACGATAGGGGAGATGCTGCAGAAGAAGAGTCAGATGATGAAGATAATGCGTTCTTCGACACTCGGGACTTTCTGTCATCAGGTTCTTTTCGAAGTACAGGATCTGACATGCGTTCTTCATCTTTTACttccgatgatgatgatgattttcaaGGTAATGAACACGAAATTGACGCTTCCATTAGATCGGTTGGTACTAACTACCCTCTTGTTAAAAGACGGAAGAAGTTGCCCGATCCTGTTGAAAAAGAGAAGGGAGTGAGTCTTTGGTCCATGATTAAAGACAACATTGGCAAAGATCTTACCAAAGTCTGTCTTCCTGTTTACTTTAATGAACCTATATCGTCTCTGCAAAAATGTTTTGAAGATTTGGAGTATTCTTATCTTCTTGATCGAGCATATGAATGGGGCAAAAAG GGCAACAGCCTTATGCGGATTTTGAATGTGGCTGCATTTGCAGTATCTGGGTATGCTTCTACCGAAGGAAGAAACTGCAAACCATTCAATCCATTGCTTGGAGAAACCTATGAGGCAGACTATCCAGATAAAGGACTCCGTTTCTTTTCTGAGAAG GTGAGTCATCACCCGATGATTGTAGCCTGTCACTGTGAGGGTAAAGGATGGAAATTTTGGGGAGATAGCAACCTCAAAAGCAAATTCTGGGGTCGTTCAATTCAGCTTGATCCTGTTGGTGTTTTAACTTTGAAATTTGATGATGGAGAAGTATTTCAGTGGAGTAAG GTTACAACATCTATATATAACCTTATATTGGGGAAACTGTATGTTGATCACTATGGCACGATGCGTATTCAAGGGAACCAAAATTATTCCTGTAAATTGAAGTTCAAGGAGCAGTCTATCATAGATCGAAACCCGCATcag gtACAAGGAGTTGTTCAAGACAAAAGTGGAAAGACTGCTGCCACTTTAATTGGTAAATGGGACGAGAGCATGCATTACGTGAATGGTGACTGTTCTGGGAAGGGTAAAGGTGACCCGTTTTCGGATGCCCATTTGCTCTGGAGAAGAAGCAAGCCGCCAAAGGTTCCCACAAGATATAATCTAACACGTTTTGCTATTACTTTGAATGAGCTTACCCCTGAACTAAAG gagaagcttCCACCAACTGATTCAAGGCTAAGACCAGACCAAAGGTGTTTAGAAAACGGTGAGTATGAAATGGCGAATGCAGAGAAACTAAGATTAGAGCAGCGTCAGCGACAG
- the LOC139866347 gene encoding oxysterol-binding protein-related protein 1C-like isoform X1: MHPFCCVPADQNNSMPATPSSSAAAALGSDYSKQINLNHNVNYNNNNNHNPNPNNHVTFDSVFDVTRQPMLRLTAGDQRDVKINDIVGSGISGILHKWVNYGKGWRPRWFVLQDGVFSYYKVHGPDKIIVTKETEKGARVIGDESFRRLSRHRNSSSFSSGSSNNSHRKPVGEVHLKVSSIRESRSDDKRFSIFTGTKRLHLRADTRDDRLAWMEALQAVKGMFPRMSNSELMAPMGGVTVSTEKLRQRLLDEGVSEAAIQDSEQIMRSEFSAMQDQLVLLKQKHLLLRDTLRMLETEKVDLENTVVDESQRQSKEVGATSRLRQEKYSEASPSESEDDNDRGDAAEEESDDEDNAFFDTRDFLSSGSFRSTGSDMRSSSFTSDDDDDFQGNEHEIDASIRSVGTNYPLVKRRKKLPDPVEKEKGVSLWSMIKDNIGKDLTKVCLPVYFNEPISSLQKCFEDLEYSYLLDRAYEWGKKGNSLMRILNVAAFAVSGYASTEGRNCKPFNPLLGETYEADYPDKGLRFFSEKVSHHPMIVACHCEGKGWKFWGDSNLKSKFWGRSIQLDPVGVLTLKFDDGEVFQWSKVTTSIYNLILGKLYVDHYGTMRIQGNQNYSCKLKFKEQSIIDRNPHQVQGVVQDKSGKTAATLIGKWDESMHYVNGDCSGKGKGDPFSDAHLLWRRSKPPKVPTRYNLTRFAITLNELTPELKEKLPPTDSRLRPDQRCLENGEYEMANAEKLRLEQRQRQARKMQERGWKPQWFAKDKGSDSFVYTGGYWEAREKTKWDSCPDIFGQVSSDQTLD, from the exons ATGCATCCTTTTTGTTGTGTACCGGCTGATCAAAATAATTCGATGCCGGCTACTCCATCATCATCTGCCGCCGCCGCCCTAGGATCCGATTATTCAAAGCAAATTAATCTCAATCATAACGTtaattataacaacaataataatcataaccctAACCCTAACAATCACGTCACGTTTGATTCGGTGTTTGATGTTACACGTCAGCCGATGTTGAGATTAACAGCTGGTGATCAAAGAGATGTGAAGATTAATGATATTGTAGGAAGTGGAATTTCAGGAATTTTACATAAATGGGTTAATTATGGTAAAGGTTGGAGACCTAGATGGTTTGTGTTACAAGATGGAGTGTTTTCTTATTATAAAGTTCATGGACCTGATAAAATTATTGTTACTAAAGAGACTGAGAAAGGCGCTAGGGTTATCGGTGACGAATCGTTTCGCAGATTGTCCAGACATCGAAATTCGTCTAGTTTTAGTAGTGGCAGTAGTAATAATTCTCATAGGAAGCCAGTTGGTGAAGTTCATCTCAAG GTTTCGTCTATTCGTGAAAGTAGATCAGATGACAAGAGATTTTCGATTTTTACGGGTACAAAAAGGCTGCATTTGAGGGCAGACACTAGGGATGATCGACTTGCGTGGATGGAAGCTTTGCAGGCTGTGAAGGGCATGTTTCCTCGGATGTCGAACAGTGAATTAATGGCTCCGATGGGTGGTGTtactgtgtcaactgaaaagttgagGCAACGTTTATTGGACGAAGGTGTAAGTGAGGCAGCCATTCAAGACAGTGAGCAAATTATGAGAAGTGAATTCTCAGCAATGCAAGATCAGTTAGTGCTTCTTAAGCAGAAGCATTTGCTTCTCAGGGATACCTTGCGAATGCTAGAG ACAGAAAAAGTTGATCTCGAGAACACAGTAGTGGACGAGAGCCAAAGGCAGTCAAAAGAGGTTGGGGCAACTTCAAGACTTAGGCAAGAGAAGTACAGTG AAGCTAGTCCAAGTGAATCCGAGGATGACAACGATAGGGGAGATGCTGCAGAAGAAGAGTCAGATGATGAAGATAATGCGTTCTTCGACACTCGGGACTTTCTGTCATCAGGTTCTTTTCGAAGTACAGGATCTGACATGCGTTCTTCATCTTTTACttccgatgatgatgatgattttcaaGGTAATGAACACGAAATTGACGCTTCCATTAGATCGGTTGGTACTAACTACCCTCTTGTTAAAAGACGGAAGAAGTTGCCCGATCCTGTTGAAAAAGAGAAGGGAGTGAGTCTTTGGTCCATGATTAAAGACAACATTGGCAAAGATCTTACCAAAGTCTGTCTTCCTGTTTACTTTAATGAACCTATATCGTCTCTGCAAAAATGTTTTGAAGATTTGGAGTATTCTTATCTTCTTGATCGAGCATATGAATGGGGCAAAAAG GGCAACAGCCTTATGCGGATTTTGAATGTGGCTGCATTTGCAGTATCTGGGTATGCTTCTACCGAAGGAAGAAACTGCAAACCATTCAATCCATTGCTTGGAGAAACCTATGAGGCAGACTATCCAGATAAAGGACTCCGTTTCTTTTCTGAGAAG GTGAGTCATCACCCGATGATTGTAGCCTGTCACTGTGAGGGTAAAGGATGGAAATTTTGGGGAGATAGCAACCTCAAAAGCAAATTCTGGGGTCGTTCAATTCAGCTTGATCCTGTTGGTGTTTTAACTTTGAAATTTGATGATGGAGAAGTATTTCAGTGGAGTAAG GTTACAACATCTATATATAACCTTATATTGGGGAAACTGTATGTTGATCACTATGGCACGATGCGTATTCAAGGGAACCAAAATTATTCCTGTAAATTGAAGTTCAAGGAGCAGTCTATCATAGATCGAAACCCGCATcag gtACAAGGAGTTGTTCAAGACAAAAGTGGAAAGACTGCTGCCACTTTAATTGGTAAATGGGACGAGAGCATGCATTACGTGAATGGTGACTGTTCTGGGAAGGGTAAAGGTGACCCGTTTTCGGATGCCCATTTGCTCTGGAGAAGAAGCAAGCCGCCAAAGGTTCCCACAAGATATAATCTAACACGTTTTGCTATTACTTTGAATGAGCTTACCCCTGAACTAAAG gagaagcttCCACCAACTGATTCAAGGCTAAGACCAGACCAAAGGTGTTTAGAAAACGGTGAGTATGAAATGGCGAATGCAGAGAAACTAAGATTAGAGCAGCGTCAGCGACAG